TTATCTTCTAAACCTTTGCCCAGCAACTATAAAAACCACCGCACCGATTAAGGTTACCAAAATCCCCAAACTGTCATTAAAAGATGGCTTATCCAGCCAAATGGCAATAAAATGTCCCGCTATGATGACTGACCCCATAATGAAAAATCCGACCATCATAAAAGTAGGGAAGCCATTTACCTTTACATTTTCTTTTTCCATTTGGGACAGTGTGCTATAGCCTGCAATTAAATTCGGGAATATTTTGACCAAAATACCGATGGCTATAAAAGTCAACCCAACGTATATGTCCTGCATGATTGAGGTTTTAGGTTATGAATATACAATTGAAAGATAACTGTTAAATAATTGTTTAACAAGAACTTATTTTGATCAAACGAGACACTAGTTTAGTGAAGAGAAATTTGGGATTATATGGAAATAAGTTTGAAATTTATTGAAATCGGAGTTTTAGCATAAATCCTTAGTCCGGGATGAAATAAATATAAGAAATGATAGCGATCAGAAAAGCAACCCCGACAGACTACGACCAAATCTGGGATATCTTAAGTCAGGTAATCGCCGGAGGTGATACTATTGCTTTCAGCCCTGATAGTTCCAAGGAGAAGATGTTGGGATTTTGGTGCGGAAAGGATAAGTATACTTATGTGGCTACGATTGATGGAAAAGTGGTGGGAACACTTTTTATCAAAGATAATCAACCTGACCTTGGTTCCCACATTGCCAATGCCGGTTATTTGACATTGCCCTCAGCAAGGGGAAAGGGAGTAGGGTTGGCAATGGGAGAATTCTCATTGGTCGAAGCAAAGCGGCTTGGATACCAAGCCATGCAGTTTAATATTGTTGTAAAAAGTAATCAAAAGGCAGTGAGATTATGGGAAAAATTGGGGTTTAAAATAATCGGGGAAATTCCTGAAGCTTTTAATCATTTGCATTTAGGAATGACGAATGCTTATATCATGTATCAGAAACTTTGATGGAAATCAATACTATTTTTCAAAAAATCAGATTTTAATGAGATCTGCTTTGGGGGATGAAAGGATATTGTTTGATACTTGTGGATATTATTTGATATTTTTTTAGCGCTGTGTGTCTATCGAATTGCCTTAGATACCTTTTAAATGAAATCCATTTAGGCGGGATATTTAGAACGTAATCGAAAAATTAGGCGTATAATTTAGATTATAATCAAAATATTAGGCGCATTTTACCCTTTGTATAAATATGATTGAACACACTTTTTCATCTGAAAAAGTGTAAACTCCTTCCTAAAAACCCTATACCACAGGATATAGGATTCATTCATTTTTCGGAGATTTAGTTCTATTTGTATGTGATTTCCAAATAGACGAAAGCTATTGATCGATATTTTTTCTATAGATGTAGGAAACCAATATCAATGAATATCCAATATCTATCAGTATCTTAATATCCATTAATATCGAATCAAAAACATGCCTTTAAATAAAAATATAGGTTTATTCATCCCCTGCTACGTCGACCAATTCTACCCAAAGGTCGCCATAGCCACCATGGAACTCCTGGAAAAATTGGGTTGCAAGGTTACCTACCCCATGGCACAGACCTGCTGCGGACAGCCTATGGCCAATGCCGGATACGAAAGGGATACAGTCGGTACCAGCAAACACTTTTTGGAAACCTTCAAGGATTTTGATTATATAGTGGCTCCCTCAGGAAGTTGTGTGCTGCATATCAAAGAACATGCGCCAACTGTTCCCGGAATGGAAATGGAGCAAAATGAAATTCAGGATAAAATCTTTGAATTGACGGAGTTCTTGACTGATGTACTCAAAGTTGAAAACCTAAATGGTTCATTCCCGCATAAAGTGGGTTTCCATGCCTCCTGCCATGGACATCGAGGATTGCGTTTAGGTTCAAGTTCTGAACGCAACGAGACTTTTTTCAGCAAGGGCAAACAACTTTTGGAACAGTTGGATGGTTTGGAATGGGTGGAACTGACCCGGGAAGATGAATGCTGCGGATTTGGGGGGACTTTTGCGGTCACCGAAGAAGCATTATCCGTGCAGATGGGAAAAGACCGTTTGGAAGACCATCTCGGCCAAGGTGTAGAAGTCTTGACGGGCGGGGACATGTCATGTATCATGCATTTGGAAGGAATTGCACGCAGAAACAAAAACAACTTACAATTCAAACATATTGCCGAAATCCTTAACGAAGCTATCTCATGAGCCATCCAGCCAAAGCATCGGAATTTTTGGAAGACAGTGCTAAATCCAAATGGCACGACGAGACGCTATGGTTTGTGCGGGACAAGCGTGACAGGACCAGCAAGACCATTCCAGAATGGGAACAATTGAGGGAACTGGCTTCCCAAATCAAAGACAATGTACTGGCCAATCTAGACCAATACCTTATTGAATTTGAAAAAAATGCCAAAGCCAACAACATCCATGTGCATTGGGCCAAAGATTCGGCAGAGCATAATCAGATTGTCCTAAGCATATTAAATGAACACCGCTGCAAGGCAATCGTCAAAAGCAAATCCATACTCACCGAAGAGTGCCATCTGAATCCCTATCTGGAGCAAAATGGGATCGAAGTAGTGGATACGGACCTTGGTGAGCGCATCGTACAGTTTCTTAATCAGCCCCCAAGCCATATTGTTCTTCCTGCCATTCATTTGAAGAAAAGGGATATTTCAGAGATTTTCCATGAAAAGCTACAAACCGAAAAAGGCAATGAAGACCCCGCTTATCTAACTCATGCTGCAAGGGTCCACCTTCGGGAAAAATTCCTTGGAGCAAAAGTTGCCATCACTGGAGTGAATTTTGGGATAGCTGAGACAGGGGAATTTGTGGTCTGTACCAATGAGGGCAATGCCGATATGGGGGTTCACTTGGCCGATGTGCATATTGCCTGTATGGGCATAGAGAAAATCATTCCTAGAAGAAAAGACCTTGGGGTATTTCTTCGCCTTTTGGCCCGATCAGCTACCGGGCAACCCATCACCAATTACAATTCCCATTTTCGTTCTCCTTCCGTGGGCAAAGAAATCCATATCGTCTTGGTGGACAACGGACGTACGGAACAATTGGGTCGTGAAAAATTCAAAAATTCCCTGAAATGCATCCGATGTGGTGCTTGTATGAATACCTGTCCTATCTATCGCAGAAGCGGGGGTTACAGTTATGGTTCAGTGGTACCCGGCCCGATAGGCTCCATCCTTTCTCCTGGACTGGATTTGAAAAAACACAGCTCCTTGCCTTTTGCCTCCACACTTTGTGGATCCTGTTCGGACGTCTGTCCGGTCAAGATCAACATCCACGAACAGCTTTATGAATGGAGACAGGAAATCACCAAGGATCAGGGCACCAATGCCAAAAGCATTTCCATGAAAATCGCCAACGGCATTTTTTCTGTTCCATTTGCTTACAAAGTCAGTGGCGCCATGATGCGGGGAGCATTGAAAATCCTTCCTGATAGCATCACTTATTCGGGTTTGAATACTTGGGGAAAACAGCGTGATCTGCCCGAAACTCCAAAAGAAACTTTTAAAGACTGGTACAAAAAGAACAGGTCATGAGCAGTAGAGACAGTATTTTAGCAAAAATAAAAGCCATCCCAACCGAACAAAAATCACTACCTGAAATCCCTGATTTTGAATTGAAGGTAGATTTAAAGGAGCTTTTTATTCAATCCATTAAAGGAAATAAAGGAGAGGTGGTAGATCAAACACAGTTAAGGGAATTTTTGGAAATCAACCGATTTACCAAAATCATTGATCTATCAAATTCTTTTCAAGACTTAAGAACCTTGCCATTACCCGAAGATCCCCATGATTTGAATGATTTGGAAGTAGCCATTATTCAAGGGCAGTTTGGAGTAGCTGAAAATGGTGCGATTTGGCTAACGGATGAGAATATGGGTTTAAGGGTTTTACCCTTCATCACAGAGCATTTGGTAATAGTATTGGACGAAAAATCTCTCGTGGACAATATGCATACCGCCTACAATAAAATCGGTGAGCAACATTCCGGCTTTGGTCTCTTCATTGCCGGTCCTTCGAAAACTGCAGATATCGAACAATCTTTAGTGATAGGGGCACATGGGGCGAAGAGTTTGAGGGTGGTATTGACCAACCTTTGAGGTTTTAGATTAGGCCGGAAAGGTTACAAGATTTATACTATACGAAATAAATAAATAAATGCCTTCGGCGATATAAAATCCAGCATCACGGCGGGTTTCTCATTGGATCAATTCACTTTTTCTATTTTAAACAACCGAATCCAAAATCCTTAATTTTCTCTATCTTAGTACTATTAAAAAAATCAAATCATGAGAGAGGTTACCTTAAAAATACCGGAAGAAAAACTTGAGTTCTATTTAGAGTTATTTGAACAACTCGGACTTGAAACTGAATTTGAATTTCAAATACCTGAAGAGCATAAAGAAATCGTCAGGGAAAGGATCAGGAATTCCAAACCAGAAGATTTGATTCCTTGGGAAGAAGCTAGAAAAACATTGAAATTCAAAACTTAGGAAATGGAAGATTTTCAACTTCTTATACAACCTCCTGCACTTGATGATATCCAAGAGGCTATTGACTATTATGATTCTAAAAGATTAGGATTAGGAGTAGAATTTGAAGATGAGTAAACTATCACCCCAATTCCCTTTCTATCTGCTCCAATGATTTACCTTTTGTCTCTGGCAGCACCAGATACAAAACCACAAATCCAATAGCACAAATCACCCCATACAACCAAAAGTTATTGGCCCAACCCAAATTCTCTTTGATAGTAGGAAATGAATAAGTCAGAGTAAAGTTTCCCACCCAATGTGCTAATGCGGCTATGGACATAGCTGCCCCTCTTATCCTTGTTGGAAAAATCTCGGACAAAACCACCCACAGCAAAGGAGCAAGGGTAAATGAGTAAAACATTACATTGGCCAAAACCAAAAAGACCACTACCCATCCGCCTTGATCAACATAAAATGAATACCCAATGAGGAGGTATAAAAATGCCATAGCCGAGGTTCCGATAAGGAGGAGCTTTTTTCTTCCGAATTTGTCTACAGTGAAAATCGTGATAAATACGGACAATACCATCACGGATCCAATTACAACAATATTGAGCATCATCTGCTTGAGGGTATACCCCGCAGCTTGGAATATATCAGCCGCATAGTAGATGATCACATTTACCCCACTCCACTGTTGGAGAAAGGCCAAAAACACCCCTATTGCCAAAAATTTAACAACACGCTTATTAAGTAATTCTTTGAAGTTTACCCTTGCCAAGTCTTCAGTTCTCAAGGTGGTTTTAATCTCGGTCACAGCTTGGTTTTCATAAAATTCCCCTCCTATTCTTTGGAGTATTTTCCTTGCTTTAGTCTCTTCATTGTTTTTGATCAGCCAACGGGCACTTTCCGGAACGAAAAACATGAGGATAAAAAACAACATAGCAGGGATAACCTCTACACCAAACATCCACCGCCAACCGTAATTTCCATTCCAACTGGCAGCAATCTGTTCAAAAGTAGCCGCATCAGGCATCAGTGTGTCCAATAATGAAATCTGCCAATTGATCACTTGGGCCAACAATACCCCGATCATGATCAACAATTGATTGATGGTGACAAACATACCCCGCTTCTCAGGAGGGGCAATCTCAGCAATATACAATGGGGAAAGATTGAGTGCAATTCCCATAGCAATCCCTCCTGCTATCCTGTAGAAGTTGAACCACCAAAAAGAATCAGCCAAAGCAGTTCCAACAGCAGAGAGAGAAAAAAGGAATCCGGAAAATATCAATAACCGCTTTCGGCCCAATCGGTCACTTAAGATAATGCATAGGATAGCACCCAACATACAGCCAACCAATGCGGAACTGGTACCCCAACCTTGGTCTGTTGCCGAAGTAATATTGAAATAAGGTTCATAAAATGGTTTGGCACCACCAATAACCACCCAATCGTATCCAAAAAGAAAGCCGCCCAAGGCCGCTGTCAAACTTACCAACCAGATAAATCTTTGATTGTACTCAACCTTTTGTTCCATTTTATTATCAAATCAATTTTTCCTATATTGAAGAAAACCAATTATTTATAAAAATGAACCAAACTATAAAAATTATTTCTCAAGCTAAGTATTTTCTTGTTGTTTTACTGTTCCTTCCCTTTCTTTCATATTCTCAAAAACAACCAGGAATACCAATGCCCAGAGGTCCTGTTGATTTATCCGAAACCAATAATCTGGTTATCTTTATCATCATTCCTGCTGTCATCATCATAGCATTTTTGATTTTTAGAAAAAGAATAAAAAGGATCAAGAAAGAGAAGAATGAGCGAATTAAAGAAAGCATTGAGGAGAAGAATAAATAGGACTGGACTAGTTTGATAATCTGAAACAAACCCCATAATTCAGTCTATTTGCCTGATAAAACCTTCCAATGAATAAACATAGTACACAAATTCCCCTGCTCTAGTTGGTGATTTTGATGGAATTCAAAGGAAAATTATTGCGGTTTTTACCCGTAATTATTGATTAAAAATTAACTTTAGAAAAATGTTTGTTTCAGCACCCAGACACTAATCTCAGTTCTATGAAAAACTTTCCAAAATACTTCTTCACCTTTTGGATCTTTGGATTTGCTCTGTTTGCCTATTGGCAGATCAATGATCCTGACCCCGAAATTTGGGTATCTGTTTATTTGGTAGCCATTTTATTTTCCGCCATGGCTGTGAAAGGAATACATCCCTTAATCCCTTTGGCCATATGCATCACTGCCTGTATAATCGGAGCAATCTATTTTTATCCTGATTCTGTCTCAGGTTGGGTTGCCTATGAAATGGAAAACAAAGATCTCACTATGAAAACCAAAGATTCTGAGGAGGCCAGAGAGACCTTTGGATTATTGTTTATTGCAGCAGTGTTATCCGTTTCAGCATATTTGGGACGGAAAAAAAGAAAACTTCAAACTTAATTCAATTTCACATACTCTAATATGAAAAAGTTAATCATATCACTCTTAATGGTTTTTTGTCTTTTTGCCCAAGTTGCTTTGGGACAAGATTCCAGGTATTTCGAAAAAAGAACCTACACAGCCCATGAAGGGAAAAGACCTGACTTGATCAAAAGGTTTGAGGATCATACTTTAAAGTTGTTTGAAAAAAACGGTATTGAGAATATCGCCTATTTTATCCCTACCGATGAAAATAATAACACCCTGATTTTTATCCTAGCCTATCCCGATCAAGATTCCAGAGATATTTTATGGAACAAATTTGCCAATGACCCCGAATGGCAACGGGCTTACAAAGCATCTGAAGCAAACGGCCCCCTAGTTTCAAAAGTGGATCAGACCTTTATGACTCTTTCAGGGGAATTGAGCCCTGAAATTATCCGTGATACCAATGAAGGCAGCAGAGTTTTTGAATTGAGAACCTATACCATGTTTCCAGGCAAAGTGGATGCCATCCATGCAAGATTCAGGGATTATACCCGTGAGCTTTTCCAGAAGCATGGGATGACCAACGTGATGTATTGGTATACCGTGGAAAAAGATAATGCCCAACCAAAACTGGTATATTTATTGGCACACAAAACTGAAAAAGCAGGAAAGACTTCTTTTGAAAAATTCGGGAAAGATCCTGCATGGATTACGGTAAGGGATGCTTCAGAACAAAATGGAAAAATCGTCGAGAAAGTTGAATCTGTTTATCTTAATCCGCTTCCTTTTTCACCTTTGAAATAAAAATTGAATAGGTAAAAAAAAATCTATCTCCTCACAAAAGAACCCGCGGAGTCGATAGAGATTTCCACCTTAAAAGTGTCATGTATCCAAAAAAGATGTCCGACCAAAATTTGGTCGGACATCTTTTTTGAAAATATATAGGTTTTCATTTCAGCCAATTGAAACCTTCATTTAAACAATCAAAACAAATCTTATTTTGTTCTAAACTCCGCTGAAAACAAAATGGCAGTTGGTTCTCCAACTTTTATTGGATTGGTCACAAAATAAACTGACCTAAGTCTTCCATCTGTCTGTTTATCAATAGTGATCAGCGTTTGTCCCATATTAAATCCAGGTTGCGGCCCGGAACTATTTACCTTGAAAACCCCCTCTCCAATCTTAGGTCCATTAGCTGAATCCAATCTCACTTCCACCCTATAACCCGATTCACTGACCTGCTGCCCCCCACCTGAAATCATTATGCCATGTATATCAGTCAAATCGATATCATGGAAGGCAAATGAACCTTGACCCTGAGGAATTGTCATCAATGTCCTTCCATTGAAAACCGCTGTTTCATATTCCTGAAGATCTTTCGTAGATTCCATGCCCATTGTTGGATTCCTTAATGTTACAGAACTGTTTCCCGTAAGGGGTTTGATATTTTCTCCACCTCTATCAGTAAAACTTCCGGATAGAACAAAAACCCCATTTTCTGAAAGTGCTTTACCAACCATCGGATCAACTGTTCCTGATGCTGGCAAGGAAGGTTTTTCTTCCATTCCCCTTCTTCCTAATGAAAGGATATAAGCAACAACTTTTTTTGCATCCTCATTCTTAAGATCAGGATTTGCAGGCATGACTGTTTCGCCCCAAATTCCGCCACCTCCTTTTTGGATTTTATTGACCAAATAGTCAACGGCGGCATCTGGATTTCTTCTATACTTTCTTGCTACTTCTGTGTAAGAAGGCCCTATTGACACTTCATCTTCTTTATGACATGTCTTACAGGTCAGAGAACTCATGATACTCTTTCCTGTCATCGCCTCGGTCATAATTAAATGTCCTTTGGAAGCTTCTGCTTGATCCAAACCGGAAATATAATCCGCCGAAACAAATAATGTAGATAAATCACTTCCAGCATCAACATCATCAGGGTCTGTCACTGAAACTTGGTAAGCAATAGGTTTACCAGGGAAATAAAAAGACTTATTCCCTTTTATTTCAATATTGACTACAGGAGCAATATTTCCTGCATAAACAGAAACGATTCCACTTTTTGCATTCAAATTATCCGGGTCAGATACTTGAACCATTACGTCATAATCACCAACTGAATTGAAAGTGTATTCCAATTTAGGCTCTTTGGTCGTCACTTTTTCGCCGTTGCCCAAATCCCAGATATAAGTCAAAGGATCATTTTCCGGATCTGATGCCTGAACGATGAAATTAACTTTAAACGGCAATTGACCGGAAGTTTTGTCAACTTCAATTCCCTCAACCACCGGTGATCTGTTTCCATCATTAAAATCAATCCTAAAAAGACCTGCATCGGGATTTTTGGTAAACCATCCATTGCCATATTCAAGCAAGTAAAGTTTGCCATCAGGCCCAACTTCCATATCAATCAGCGCATTGAATTTGGTAGTGGACATAAACGGTTCCATTTTGTCATAATCACCATTTGGAAGCATAGTCACGGCTTTAACCCAGCCCCTTACCCAATCATAGATGAATAATTTCCCATCATAATAAGAGGGATACCGGGTTTCTTTGGGAAACATGTCGGTATAATAAACGGGACCCGCCATGGCATTTCTTCCTCCAGAACCCAGATCAGGGAAGTCATTTGAAACACCATATGGATACCAGATAAAATTTGGAGCTGCAGGAGGCAATTCCCTTAGTCCTGTATTGTTCATAGAATTGTTAACGGGTTTAGTCACATCAAATGCATTACCCGAAGTCCCAGTCGCATAATCAAACTCTACATAGGGATAACTATCACCTACAAAATATGGCCATCCAAAATTCCCTGCTTTTCTGGCCTGATTGACTTCATCATAGCCCCTCGGACCTCTGGTTTCCAAGCTATCCGAACCGGCATCGGGGCCTACTTCTCCCCAATACAGAAACCCTGTTTTTTGGTCTACTGATATTCTATATGGATTTCTGTTTCCCTGAACATAAATCTCAGGTCTGGTTTTTTCCATCCCTTTTGGATAAAGGTTTCCCTCTGGAATATCGTAACTGCCATCCTCATTGACTTTTATCCTAATGATTTTGCCTCTTAGGTCATTGGAATTACCTGAGCTTCTTCTTGCATCATATTGTTTGAAACCAGGTCGGTCATCCAATGGCGCAAATCCTCTGTTGACATATTTGCTGTTTTGCTGGTCAAATGGTGTCGAATTGTCGCCAGTAGAAAGGTACAACAATCCATCTTTATCAAAGGCAATAGAACCTCCCGTATGGCAACAGATATTTCTTTGGGAATACAGTTCCAAAATGATTTTTTCAGAAGCCATATCCCATTTGTCATTGGCAAATTTGAACCTGGAAAGTCTGTTGATTTCCTGATCACCCGCAGGGCTGTAAAACACAAAGACATACCCGTTCTTTGCAAAATCGGGATCTTTTTGGATCCCCATCAATCCTTCCTCAGCATTTACTCCCCTGGTTTCAGTCTTCCAGTAGACATCCAATTTTGCAACCTCCCTGGCAGTCGAATCACCGTTTTTGTATAAAAACACCTCTCCCCTCCTTTGCGCAATCAATATGTCTAAATTGGGTAAAATGGTCATTTCGGTTGGTTCGGTAAACTCACCCAAGACCAGTGTTTTTTTCTCAAATCTGTTTTCTTCAGGGACTCTTTGGGTTTTCGCTTTGGAATAATCCAGCTTCTTGTTGTCTCCTATGGCATATTTGATTCCCTCCAAAATATGCTGAAGAAAGAGCTCTTCCTGATACGATTCGCTGGTGTGACCGCCGGCAGTATAAAATGCCCTTCCACCATCATAATCATGGTACCAGGCCATTGGATGATATCCCATAGGCTTGGTTTGCTGGTAACTTTCCTCATCAATATCCATAAGCACGTTGACATCGGGATTAAGTTTTTTGAAATGGTACCATTCATCCTTCCTGTTCCAAATTTCAGGCAAAAAACGGGTAGTAGAATGCTTTCTGTCTGTTACATGAAGTGTTCCTTCCTGTACGTTTGGATAGGGGTCTCCTATTCCGGGATGATAAGAGAAATATCCACCGACAAGTCTATTGTACCATCCCCAATGATATTCTGTATCTGCTGCTGCATGAATGCCCACGTAACCTCCACCTGCCTGTATATATCTTTCAAAATCAGCTTCCTGATAATGATTCAAAACATTACTGGTTGTGCTTAGCCATATGACTGCGGAATATTGTTTTAGATTTTCTTCATTGATAAGGTCAGAATTTGTTGTTGTATCCACATCAAATCCATTTTCTGCTCCCAACTTCATGATAGCGGCTATTCCGTCAGGAATAGATTCATGGTAGAAGCCGAGCGTCTTACTGAAAATAAGAACTTTGGGATCTCCGCTTCTTTTATTGTTGCAAGCGGAAATAAGCAATACTATTGAAAATAAAAGCACAAGGCCTTTATTCAGGTGATTTTGGGTTTTCATAGGTTTAATTTTTGTGGAAATATAATAAGTTTTGTACATCTCTTATCGGAAATTCATTTAAATGGGTGATATCCTGTAAGATTGGCGAATGGACATTCAATCTTGTATGGCATAAATTTCCCTTTTTTATCAAAATTATAGAGGAATTTTCCTGATTTTTAATGCCTTCCGGGTTATTCCAGTATGTCTGGTGCACCTATTTTGGACGACAAAGGAATGAAATTCAAAGACCTTAAAAAAACGGACAACTAGATGAACCGAGGATTGCGGCCGGAGATCCTGTACTCGCTCCAGTTGTCTAATAATATTGTTTCAATTACCGCA
This window of the Aquiflexum balticum DSM 16537 genome carries:
- a CDS encoding DUF3784 domain-containing protein — encoded protein: MQDIYVGLTFIAIGILVKIFPNLIAGYSTLSQMEKENVKVNGFPTFMMVGFFIMGSVIIAGHFIAIWLDKPSFNDSLGILVTLIGAVVFIVAGQRFRR
- a CDS encoding GNAT family N-acetyltransferase; protein product: MIAIRKATPTDYDQIWDILSQVIAGGDTIAFSPDSSKEKMLGFWCGKDKYTYVATIDGKVVGTLFIKDNQPDLGSHIANAGYLTLPSARGKGVGLAMGEFSLVEAKRLGYQAMQFNIVVKSNQKAVRLWEKLGFKIIGEIPEAFNHLHLGMTNAYIMYQKL
- a CDS encoding (Fe-S)-binding protein — its product is MPLNKNIGLFIPCYVDQFYPKVAIATMELLEKLGCKVTYPMAQTCCGQPMANAGYERDTVGTSKHFLETFKDFDYIVAPSGSCVLHIKEHAPTVPGMEMEQNEIQDKIFELTEFLTDVLKVENLNGSFPHKVGFHASCHGHRGLRLGSSSERNETFFSKGKQLLEQLDGLEWVELTREDECCGFGGTFAVTEEALSVQMGKDRLEDHLGQGVEVLTGGDMSCIMHLEGIARRNKNNLQFKHIAEILNEAIS
- a CDS encoding lactate utilization protein B, whose product is MSHPAKASEFLEDSAKSKWHDETLWFVRDKRDRTSKTIPEWEQLRELASQIKDNVLANLDQYLIEFEKNAKANNIHVHWAKDSAEHNQIVLSILNEHRCKAIVKSKSILTEECHLNPYLEQNGIEVVDTDLGERIVQFLNQPPSHIVLPAIHLKKRDISEIFHEKLQTEKGNEDPAYLTHAARVHLREKFLGAKVAITGVNFGIAETGEFVVCTNEGNADMGVHLADVHIACMGIEKIIPRRKDLGVFLRLLARSATGQPITNYNSHFRSPSVGKEIHIVLVDNGRTEQLGREKFKNSLKCIRCGACMNTCPIYRRSGGYSYGSVVPGPIGSILSPGLDLKKHSSLPFASTLCGSCSDVCPVKINIHEQLYEWRQEITKDQGTNAKSISMKIANGIFSVPFAYKVSGAMMRGALKILPDSITYSGLNTWGKQRDLPETPKETFKDWYKKNRS
- a CDS encoding LutC/YkgG family protein, whose translation is MSSRDSILAKIKAIPTEQKSLPEIPDFELKVDLKELFIQSIKGNKGEVVDQTQLREFLEINRFTKIIDLSNSFQDLRTLPLPEDPHDLNDLEVAIIQGQFGVAENGAIWLTDENMGLRVLPFITEHLVIVLDEKSLVDNMHTAYNKIGEQHSGFGLFIAGPSKTADIEQSLVIGAHGAKSLRVVLTNL
- a CDS encoding sugar porter family MFS transporter; the protein is MEQKVEYNQRFIWLVSLTAALGGFLFGYDWVVIGGAKPFYEPYFNITSATDQGWGTSSALVGCMLGAILCIILSDRLGRKRLLIFSGFLFSLSAVGTALADSFWWFNFYRIAGGIAMGIALNLSPLYIAEIAPPEKRGMFVTINQLLIMIGVLLAQVINWQISLLDTLMPDAATFEQIAASWNGNYGWRWMFGVEVIPAMLFFILMFFVPESARWLIKNNEETKARKILQRIGGEFYENQAVTEIKTTLRTEDLARVNFKELLNKRVVKFLAIGVFLAFLQQWSGVNVIIYYAADIFQAAGYTLKQMMLNIVVIGSVMVLSVFITIFTVDKFGRKKLLLIGTSAMAFLYLLIGYSFYVDQGGWVVVFLVLANVMFYSFTLAPLLWVVLSEIFPTRIRGAAMSIAALAHWVGNFTLTYSFPTIKENLGWANNFWLYGVICAIGFVVLYLVLPETKGKSLEQIERELG
- a CDS encoding transmembrane 220 family protein, which gives rise to MKNFPKYFFTFWIFGFALFAYWQINDPDPEIWVSVYLVAILFSAMAVKGIHPLIPLAICITACIIGAIYFYPDSVSGWVAYEMENKDLTMKTKDSEEARETFGLLFIAAVLSVSAYLGRKKRKLQT
- a CDS encoding NIPSNAP family protein, which produces MKKLIISLLMVFCLFAQVALGQDSRYFEKRTYTAHEGKRPDLIKRFEDHTLKLFEKNGIENIAYFIPTDENNNTLIFILAYPDQDSRDILWNKFANDPEWQRAYKASEANGPLVSKVDQTFMTLSGELSPEIIRDTNEGSRVFELRTYTMFPGKVDAIHARFRDYTRELFQKHGMTNVMYWYTVEKDNAQPKLVYLLAHKTEKAGKTSFEKFGKDPAWITVRDASEQNGKIVEKVESVYLNPLPFSPLK
- a CDS encoding ThuA domain-containing protein, whose product is MKTQNHLNKGLVLLFSIVLLISACNNKRSGDPKVLIFSKTLGFYHESIPDGIAAIMKLGAENGFDVDTTTNSDLINEENLKQYSAVIWLSTTSNVLNHYQEADFERYIQAGGGYVGIHAAADTEYHWGWYNRLVGGYFSYHPGIGDPYPNVQEGTLHVTDRKHSTTRFLPEIWNRKDEWYHFKKLNPDVNVLMDIDEESYQQTKPMGYHPMAWYHDYDGGRAFYTAGGHTSESYQEELFLQHILEGIKYAIGDNKKLDYSKAKTQRVPEENRFEKKTLVLGEFTEPTEMTILPNLDILIAQRRGEVFLYKNGDSTAREVAKLDVYWKTETRGVNAEEGLMGIQKDPDFAKNGYVFVFYSPAGDQEINRLSRFKFANDKWDMASEKIILELYSQRNICCHTGGSIAFDKDGLLYLSTGDNSTPFDQQNSKYVNRGFAPLDDRPGFKQYDARRSSGNSNDLRGKIIRIKVNEDGSYDIPEGNLYPKGMEKTRPEIYVQGNRNPYRISVDQKTGFLYWGEVGPDAGSDSLETRGPRGYDEVNQARKAGNFGWPYFVGDSYPYVEFDYATGTSGNAFDVTKPVNNSMNNTGLRELPPAAPNFIWYPYGVSNDFPDLGSGGRNAMAGPVYYTDMFPKETRYPSYYDGKLFIYDWVRGWVKAVTMLPNGDYDKMEPFMSTTKFNALIDMEVGPDGKLYLLEYGNGWFTKNPDAGLFRIDFNDGNRSPVVEGIEVDKTSGQLPFKVNFIVQASDPENDPLTYIWDLGNGEKVTTKEPKLEYTFNSVGDYDVMVQVSDPDNLNAKSGIVSVYAGNIAPVVNIEIKGNKSFYFPGKPIAYQVSVTDPDDVDAGSDLSTLFVSADYISGLDQAEASKGHLIMTEAMTGKSIMSSLTCKTCHKEDEVSIGPSYTEVARKYRRNPDAAVDYLVNKIQKGGGGIWGETVMPANPDLKNEDAKKVVAYILSLGRRGMEEKPSLPASGTVDPMVGKALSENGVFVLSGSFTDRGGENIKPLTGNSSVTLRNPTMGMESTKDLQEYETAVFNGRTLMTIPQGQGSFAFHDIDLTDIHGIMISGGGQQVSESGYRVEVRLDSANGPKIGEGVFKVNSSGPQPGFNMGQTLITIDKQTDGRLRSVYFVTNPIKVGEPTAILFSAEFRTK